The Caenorhabditis elegans chromosome II genome has a segment encoding these proteins:
- the gskl-1 gene encoding Putative serine/threonine-protein kinase gskl-1 (Confirmed by transcript evidence), with product MMNGFGIKNNGEFYSVSLQFGAHKLCGSGRFSNVYCGQMISPIEKEVAVKNVWSDTETRHLATSEYPEIQILSKLFHPAISNLLYFYSRNANDKVINCLVLDYLPQDLARLRDQGVKFDVLDAKLYTFQLFCAISHLTSKNIVHMDIKPQNVVMDRMAGRLKLADFGNARRLETNEKTGSAYQVTRFYRPPELLFGCEKFTASIDIWSATCVAFELFANRVLFKGKDTKDQIVLITGVFGYPTDDDIKSIGVKRPRVARKDARGIETFTSKMLDSEIYDFMKATLKIDPKKRKSAIDVLKMPLFDILRSSPPKKRSNGVEMPNLASYTEMHHKREPETEVVADIQTTEKAEKESDSTNEELED from the exons ATGATGAACGGATTCGGTATCAAGAATAATGGCGAATTTTATTCGGTTAGCTTACAATTTGGAG CGCACAAGCTATGTGGAAGTGGGAGATTTTCAAACGTTTATTGTGGTCAAATGATATCTCCAATTGAAAAAGAGGTCGCCGTGAAAAATGTGTGGTCTGATACGGAAACACGTCACCTAGCAACTAGTGAATatccggaaattcaaattttatcgaaactTTTTCATCCGGCCATTTCGaatcttttgtatttttactcGAGAAATGCGAATGACAAG GTAATAAACTGCCTTGTTCTGGACTATTTACCACAGGACCTGGCAAGATTAAGAGATCAAGGTGTGAAATTCGATGTCCTCGACGCAAAGCTCTACACTTTTCAATTATTCTGTGCAATCAGTCActtaacttcaaaaaacattgttcATATGGATATAAAGCCTCAAAATGTTGTCATGGATCGCATG GCGGGACGTTTGAAACTGGCAGATTTCGGAAATGCGAGACGACTTGAGACAAATGAGAAGACAGGAAGTGCCTATCAG GTCACAAGATTCTATCGACCGCCCGAACTTCTTTTTGGATGCGAAAAATTCACCGCGTCTATcg ATATTTGGTCAGCAACTTGTGTGGCGTTTGAACTTTTCGCTAATCGAGTTCTTTTTAAAGGAAAGGACACTAAAGATCAG ATTGTGTTGATAACTGGAGTTTTCGGATATCCTACAGACGATGATATTAAAAGCATTGGAGTAAAAAGGCCTAGAGTTGCAAGAAAAGATGCGAGAGGAATAGAAACg ttcaCCAGCAAGATGCTCGACTCGGAAATCTACGATTTCATGAAAGCAACACTGAAAATCGATCcgaaaaagagaaaatccGCGATTGACGTGCTGAAAATGCCCCTTTTCGATATTCTACGATCGAGTCCACCGAAGAAGCGATCAAACGGAGTTGAGATGCCAAATCTCGCGAGTTATACGGAAATGCATCACAAAAGGGAGCCGGAAACGGAAGTGGTGGCAGATATTCAGACAACTGAAAAGGCTGAAAAGGAGTCGGATTCGACGAATGAAGAATTGGAGGATTAG
- the gskl-1 gene encoding Protein kinase domain-containing protein (Confirmed by transcript evidence), whose protein sequence is MLDSEIYDFMKATLKIDPKKRKSAIDVLKMPLFDILRSSPPKKRSNGVEMPNLASYTEMHHKREPETEVVADIQTTEKAEKESDSTNEELED, encoded by the coding sequence ATGCTCGACTCGGAAATCTACGATTTCATGAAAGCAACACTGAAAATCGATCcgaaaaagagaaaatccGCGATTGACGTGCTGAAAATGCCCCTTTTCGATATTCTACGATCGAGTCCACCGAAGAAGCGATCAAACGGAGTTGAGATGCCAAATCTCGCGAGTTATACGGAAATGCATCACAAAAGGGAGCCGGAAACGGAAGTGGTGGCAGATATTCAGACAACTGAAAAGGCTGAAAAGGAGTCGGATTCGACGAATGAAGAATTGGAGGATTAG